One stretch of Astatotilapia calliptera chromosome 3, fAstCal1.2, whole genome shotgun sequence DNA includes these proteins:
- the LOC113013155 gene encoding uncharacterized protein LOC113013155, whose protein sequence is MASGEDTAAPPFNGNAYQTEEDSSQDETEEQTVEALQEQLCEKDREIQKLRKILAMLLVGPNPEPSQPEQRAQNDIVILIDSNGRFIREKKLFPRDKVAKFDCPNTQKAIELLAEEHLGTPTHIIIHTGSSQLRQEQDRLSESLKGVIEKASNTFPESRVVMSALLPMKNMHCDTINKINSRLEKECEKLANVHFAKHPTININCLYDKVHLLKDKVRIFARTLKDVALDRYPSTYQTTVLGRSSSTYIQQQ, encoded by the exons ATGGCG AGCGGTGAAGACACAGCTGCCCCTCCATTTAATGGCAATGCTTACCAGACTGAGGAAGACTCAAGCCAAGATGAAACAGAGGAACAAACTGTAGAAGCTTTACAAGAACAGCTTTGTGAAAAAGATAGAGAGATCCAGAAGTTGAGAAAGATCCTCGCAATGTTACTCGTAGGTCCAAACCCTGAGCCCTCACAACCAGAACAGAGGGCCCAGAATGACATCGTCATCCTCATTGACTCCAATGGAAGATTTATACGTGAGAAGAAACTTTTCCCCAGGGACAAAGTGGCTAAATTTGATTGTCCAAACACTCAAAAAGCCATTGAGCTTCTGGCAGAGGAGCATCTGGGAACTCCAACccacatcatcatccacacTGGCTCCAGTCAGCTGAGGCAAGAGCAGGACAGACTGTCAGAATCTCTGAAAGGAGTCATAGAGAAAGCTTCCAACACTTTCCCCGAGAGCAGAGTGGTCATGTCAGCCCTGCTTCCAATGAAAAACATGCACTGTGACACCATCAACAAGATCAACAGCAGACTAGAAAAAGAGTGTGAGAAGCTGGCCAATGTCCACTTCGCCAAACACCCTACTATAAACATAAATTGTCTTTATGATAAAGTCCATCTGTTGAAAGACAAAGTCCGCATTTTTGCCCGGACACTAAAGGATGTGGCTCTCGACAGATACCCATCCACATACCAAACAACTGTACTAGGAAGAAGCAGCTCAACATATATTCAACAACAATAA